Proteins from one Mesoplasma sp. JKS002658 genomic window:
- a CDS encoding lipoprotein, with product MKKWLTILSAVGISATSSSSVLACTYKASSPVNYQKFTDFNAKNFNKLGEGKILLYPQEGFTPQSIKDYYEGAQGSLAVKNLIASSFANYNKAVEILSDSSMSVMIQNVQSIDDQISGAYEATFQVQQKTDSFTKKSELLSFKVVSGGSYKVLSNDNDTLSGIAGATKITDDINNPHSIFQKDFLATAKFLLSLNPVDRQNLQDNGVMSLNHWGDTTNNFNNHWIAALKTGTSNTGTFYLPGVDQDGKQYQSINAQINDSELGVKNWRSKFILGVVTVVLNYINNGTITNSNYQQIGLYQLDAAFASSLPPNLTITNTGVTGTATLESNQ from the coding sequence ATGAAAAAGTGATTAACCATTCTTAGTGCTGTTGGTATTAGTGCTACTAGCAGTAGTAGTGTTCTTGCTTGTACTTATAAGGCAAGTTCGCCTGTAAATTATCAAAAGTTTACTGATTTCAATGCAAAAAACTTTAATAAATTGGGTGAAGGAAAAATTTTACTTTATCCACAAGAAGGATTTACTCCACAAAGTATTAAAGATTATTATGAAGGTGCTCAGGGTAGTTTGGCAGTAAAAAACTTGATTGCTTCTAGTTTTGCTAATTATAATAAAGCTGTTGAAATTCTTAGTGATAGTAGTATGAGTGTCATGATTCAAAATGTGCAAAGTATCGATGATCAAATCTCAGGTGCTTATGAAGCAACTTTTCAAGTTCAACAAAAAACTGATTCATTTACCAAAAAGAGTGAGTTATTAAGTTTTAAAGTTGTTAGTGGTGGCAGCTACAAAGTTTTAAGTAATGATAATGATACTTTATCAGGTATTGCTGGAGCGACAAAAATTACTGATGATATTAATAACCCTCACTCAATTTTTCAAAAAGATTTTCTTGCTACTGCCAAGTTTTTGTTAAGTTTAAATCCAGTTGATCGTCAAAATCTTCAAGATAATGGAGTAATGAGTTTAAACCATTGAGGAGATACAACTAATAATTTTAATAACCACTGGATCGCTGCTTTAAAGACAGGCACTAGTAATACAGGAACCTTTTATCTTCCAGGAGTTGATCAAGATGGCAAGCAATATCAAAGTATTAATGCTCAAATTAATGATTCAGAATTGGGTGTAAAGAATTGAAGAAGTAAATTTATTCTTGGTGTTGTCACTGTTGTTTTAAATTATATTAATAATGGCACGATTACTAATAGCAATTATCAACAAATTGGTCTTTACCAACTTGATGCTGCTTTTGCAAGTTCGCTTCCACCTAACTTAACAATTACCAACACAGGAGTTACTGGTACTGCAACTTTAGAAAGTAATCAGTAA
- a CDS encoding transcription antitermination factor NusB, producing the protein MLTVNLKKDRKNLVNLFYHYLLMNNDVDYMKQDILDQTQMVFLDSTIESVALDIATKSPEILGEIESKLKNNWTMDRIPALIKAMLLEGAWEIQYTDNEKAIIINDLVEYCKAVEPDFDFKFVNAILDQFIKF; encoded by the coding sequence ATGTTAACCGTTAATTTAAAAAAAGATCGGAAAAACTTAGTCAACCTTTTTTATCATTATTTATTGATGAATAATGATGTTGATTATATGAAACAAGACATTCTCGACCAAACTCAGATGGTTTTTCTTGATTCAACAATTGAAAGCGTTGCGTTAGATATTGCTACCAAATCACCAGAAATTCTTGGCGAAATTGAAAGTAAATTAAAAAATAACTGAACAATGGATCGGATTCCTGCCCTTATTAAAGCAATGCTTTTAGAAGGTGCTTGAGAAATTCAGTATACAGATAATGAAAAAGCAATTATTATTAATGATTTAGTTGAATATTGCAAGGCAGTCGAGCCAGACTTTGACTTTAAGTTTGTCAATGCGATTCTGGACCAATTTATTAAGTTTTAA
- the xseA gene encoding exodeoxyribonuclease VII large subunit has product MSVNELNLLLKTTIDDALVFQDVYVTGELSNLVFNKSGHVYFSLKDETSTIGCMMWKTHTEKLRQLHPTDGMKVNVVGKIDYYVPYGKISLVVHDVQIEGIGELQIIYEQRKNQLESQGWFDRSLKKPLPLYPQNIGVVTADTGAVIHDLITTITRRWPLTNIFLFPAKVQGEGASIDIGAKIIQANNFVTNLDVLIVGRGGGSYEDLWAFNEMPTLKAIRNSHIPIISAVGHQPDVTLSDYVADKRAPTPTAAGELATPNIEEIKQTLIYQLTTLKKAIRQVYQEEVHTLTINTQQIVNEIKNFTLHNQTLIAKNLSLMKLIATKLIQTQQVRIIHNENNLMELIKQKDQTLTTKIATSHQFLTMIIKNLTLKWENKLNHDQETLTLLNPTRPLHQGYALIKRNNQILSANQVINNGEELQIMRWFDEITTVVKETKKRGEEDE; this is encoded by the coding sequence TTAAGTGTTAATGAGTTAAATTTATTGTTGAAAACAACTATTGATGATGCTTTGGTGTTTCAGGATGTTTATGTCACTGGTGAGTTAAGTAATCTGGTTTTTAACAAATCTGGACACGTTTATTTTTCATTAAAAGATGAAACTTCGACAATTGGGTGCATGATGTGAAAAACTCACACAGAAAAATTGCGTCAACTCCACCCAACTGATGGCATGAAAGTTAATGTTGTAGGAAAAATCGATTACTATGTCCCTTATGGAAAAATTAGCTTAGTGGTTCATGATGTTCAAATTGAAGGAATTGGTGAACTTCAAATTATTTATGAACAACGCAAAAACCAACTTGAATCACAAGGTTGGTTTGATCGTTCATTAAAAAAACCACTGCCCCTTTATCCTCAAAATATTGGGGTGGTTACTGCTGATACTGGGGCTGTGATTCACGACTTAATTACTACAATCACCAGAAGGTGACCATTAACAAATATTTTTTTATTTCCTGCTAAAGTTCAAGGTGAGGGTGCAAGTATTGATATTGGTGCTAAAATCATCCAGGCTAATAACTTTGTTACTAATTTGGATGTTTTGATTGTTGGTAGAGGAGGAGGAAGTTATGAGGACCTCTGGGCTTTTAACGAAATGCCAACTCTCAAAGCAATTCGTAATTCTCACATTCCCATCATTTCTGCTGTTGGTCACCAACCAGATGTTACTTTAAGTGATTATGTTGCTGATAAACGTGCCCCAACTCCCACTGCTGCTGGTGAACTTGCCACTCCCAATATCGAAGAGATTAAACAAACTCTGATTTATCAACTAACAACATTAAAAAAAGCAATTCGACAAGTTTATCAAGAAGAAGTTCATACTTTAACTATTAACACCCAACAAATTGTTAACGAAATTAAAAACTTCACCCTTCATAACCAAACTCTAATAGCTAAAAACTTATCGTTAATGAAGTTAATTGCTACTAAATTAATCCAAACTCAACAAGTAAGAATTATTCATAATGAAAATAACTTGATGGAACTGATTAAACAAAAAGACCAAACTTTAACCACTAAAATTGCTACCAGCCACCAATTTTTAACAATGATTATCAAGAATCTGACTTTAAAGTGGGAAAATAAGTTAAATCACGACCAAGAAACCTTGACCTTGTTAAATCCAACTAGACCACTGCATCAAGGTTATGCTTTAATTAAAAGAAACAATCAAATTCTAAGTGCGAATCAAGTGATTAATAATGGTGAAGAATTACAAATCATGCGCTGGTTTGATGAAATTACGACGGTTGTAAAAGAAACCAAGAAAAGAGGTGAAGAGGATGAATAA
- the xseB gene encoding exodeoxyribonuclease VII small subunit translates to MNNEEKELTFDELMKTTEQMINQLNDSDITMDEAMKLFEQGVKNLNQAKVKLNQNKARIQKVLADNQLENFE, encoded by the coding sequence ATGAATAATGAAGAAAAAGAATTAACTTTTGACGAACTAATGAAAACAACTGAACAAATGATTAACCAGTTAAATGATAGTGATATCACAATGGATGAAGCAATGAAACTCTTTGAACAAGGAGTTAAAAATCTTAATCAAGCAAAGGTTAAACTAAATCAAAATAAGGCAAGAATTCAAAAAGTTTTAGCAGATAATCAGTTAGAAAACTTTGAATAA
- a CDS encoding TlyA family RNA methyltransferase, which translates to MSKNRLDVYLVDHSLAPSRSRARSYIQGERDVYVNQTLITKPSFLVSEDDVVEVKQTKMVEFVSRAGYKLAKAVETWALNLTGLVCLDIGASTGGFTQCCLLHHAKKVIAVDVGHDQLSSNLQLDPRVDQLDNLNFRYITTTQVSASIDFYCCDVSFISLTYIVPALNKLNLQPDSFGVFLIKPQFETSQAKIKNGRALDKNVHLEVIKKVLKLFTDDNFFTFGLTPSPIKGQKKSNLEYLLLVGKQETFNSYQARIFSDQEIKTIIDEAWTLL; encoded by the coding sequence ATGAGTAAAAATCGCTTAGATGTTTATTTAGTTGATCATAGTTTAGCACCAAGTCGCAGTCGTGCTCGAAGTTATATTCAAGGTGAACGAGATGTTTATGTTAACCAAACTTTAATAACTAAACCATCATTTTTAGTTAGCGAAGATGATGTGGTTGAAGTTAAACAAACTAAGATGGTTGAATTTGTTTCTCGGGCTGGGTATAAACTTGCTAAAGCAGTTGAAACCTGAGCTTTAAATTTAACTGGTTTAGTTTGTTTAGATATTGGTGCTTCAACTGGAGGTTTTACTCAATGTTGCTTACTTCATCATGCTAAAAAGGTCATCGCTGTTGATGTTGGTCACGATCAACTATCGTCAAATTTGCAACTAGACCCCAGAGTTGATCAACTTGATAATCTTAACTTTAGATATATTACAACCACTCAAGTAAGTGCAAGTATTGATTTTTATTGTTGTGATGTCAGTTTTATTTCTTTAACTTATATTGTTCCTGCACTTAACAAGTTAAATTTACAACCAGATTCTTTTGGTGTCTTTTTAATTAAACCCCAATTTGAAACTAGTCAAGCTAAAATCAAAAACGGTCGAGCTCTTGATAAAAATGTTCATCTAGAAGTGATTAAAAAAGTTTTAAAGTTATTTACAGACGATAACTTCTTTACTTTTGGTTTAACCCCATCTCCTATTAAAGGACAGAAGAAGAGTAACTTAGAATACTTATTATTGGTAGGCAAACAAGAAACTTTCAACTCATACCAAGCGCGAATTTTTAGTGATCAAGAAATTAAAACAATCATTGATGAAGCTTGAACTTTGCTTTAA
- a CDS encoding Y-family DNA polymerase has protein sequence MNEEKIIMHLDMDAFFASCLQQKYPNLAHKPIVVAYNDRKSIVVTSSYEARKLGVKTAMPLYLAKKVSHHQIIRVDPEYDLFSDYNHQVFAFIKEEFTPLVEIASIDECYLDVTQQWKKHGTPRKMAIAIKTAIKRQLGLSCSIGISNTKFLAKMIGKEFKPNGIGTLNPLTLSTTLWLKPINQMYGIGPSLVKQMQKLGIHKIKDLVFSDDRFLNAHFGKYSLELKKRALGRSSNQVLIKHPDYKNISNDLTLSKIIYEEEEFLDILHQITLHVAKRAQKEKMVSKTVGLSVHYYWKNKNRENFDKAKHHSRKSRQTQIDHYTNDAEEIYAHLVQIALETIDFQKGVYLVSVSLKDTININKVPYQHQITQTSNLQFNQLLSNSGLKRAKDIQAGQGKLREQTKYIQRENIHFNKHQKTT, from the coding sequence ATGAATGAAGAAAAAATTATTATGCATTTAGATATGGATGCTTTTTTTGCATCTTGTCTTCAACAAAAATACCCAAATCTCGCTCATAAACCCATTGTAGTGGCTTATAATGACCGAAAATCAATCGTAGTTACTTCAAGTTATGAAGCTCGGAAATTGGGGGTAAAAACAGCGATGCCCTTATATCTGGCTAAAAAAGTTAGTCATCACCAAATCATTCGAGTTGATCCTGAATATGATTTATTTTCTGATTATAACCACCAGGTGTTTGCTTTCATTAAAGAAGAATTTACTCCTTTAGTGGAGATTGCTTCAATTGATGAATGTTATTTAGATGTCACCCAACAGTGAAAAAAACATGGCACACCAAGAAAAATGGCAATTGCGATTAAAACTGCAATCAAAAGACAGCTTGGACTATCTTGTTCGATTGGGATTAGTAACACTAAGTTCTTAGCAAAAATGATTGGTAAAGAATTTAAACCAAATGGCATTGGTACTCTTAATCCTTTGACCCTATCAACGACCTTGTGGTTGAAACCAATTAACCAAATGTATGGAATTGGTCCATCCCTGGTTAAACAAATGCAAAAGCTTGGTATTCACAAAATTAAAGATTTAGTTTTTAGTGATGACCGGTTTTTGAATGCTCATTTTGGTAAATATAGTTTAGAGCTTAAAAAACGAGCGTTGGGAAGAAGTTCTAATCAAGTTCTAATCAAACATCCAGATTATAAAAACATCAGTAACGATTTGACTTTATCAAAAATTATTTATGAAGAGGAAGAGTTTTTAGATATTCTTCACCAAATTACCCTTCATGTTGCCAAAAGAGCTCAAAAAGAAAAAATGGTAAGTAAAACTGTTGGTTTAAGTGTTCACTATTATTGAAAAAACAAGAATCGTGAAAACTTTGATAAGGCAAAACACCATTCTCGCAAAAGCCGCCAAACTCAAATTGATCACTACACTAATGATGCTGAAGAGATTTATGCTCATTTAGTGCAAATCGCTTTAGAAACAATCGATTTTCAAAAAGGAGTTTATTTAGTTAGTGTTAGTTTAAAAGATACGATAAATATAAACAAAGTTCCTTATCAACACCAGATTACTCAAACAAGCAACTTGCAGTTTAACCAACTGTTAAGCAATTCTGGGCTTAAAAGAGCGAAAGACATTCAAGCTGGACAAGGAAAACTTCGTGAACAAACAAAATATATTCAACGCGAAAATATCCATTTTAATAAACATCAAAAAACAACATAA